A genomic stretch from Luteolibacter flavescens includes:
- a CDS encoding plastocyanin/azurin family copper-binding protein codes for MMRAFLASFVLASAAAPAAEVVKLELSADDRMVFSKTSFEVVSGQKVSLVFKNTSTKGEKAMKHNVVLLKPGTTIIQFAAKCNAAAATGYVPTDKESKEKMVGSIKLLSGGQTGTLNFVAGEPGEYLFFCSSPGHFDKMHGKIIVKDKADAAKKTEEAKK; via the coding sequence ATGATGCGCGCTTTCCTCGCCTCCTTCGTGCTCGCCTCTGCCGCGGCCCCCGCGGCGGAGGTGGTGAAGCTGGAACTCAGTGCCGATGACCGGATGGTTTTCAGCAAGACCTCCTTCGAGGTGGTCAGCGGCCAGAAGGTTTCGCTGGTTTTCAAGAACACCAGCACGAAGGGCGAGAAGGCGATGAAGCACAACGTGGTCCTCCTCAAGCCGGGGACCACGATCATCCAGTTCGCGGCCAAGTGCAATGCCGCCGCCGCGACCGGCTACGTGCCGACCGACAAGGAGTCGAAGGAGAAGATGGTCGGCAGCATCAAGCTGCTCTCAGGCGGCCAGACCGGCACGTTGAATTTCGTGGCGGGAGAGCCCGGCGAGTATCTGTTCTTCTGCTCCTCGCCGGGGCACTTCGACAAGATGCACGGCAAGATCATCGTGAAGGACAAGGCCGACGCCGCGAAGAAGACCGAGGAAGCGAAGAAGTAA
- a CDS encoding type II toxin-antitoxin system VapC family toxin gives MSYLVDTNVFSEQAKPKPDPKVIAWLRQHEGELYVSAITIGEIRRGIERLPDGKRKAQLRQWLQSLCDCMQGRILNFNVSTSHVWGQLKASWEKSGTVVSSLDSQIAATASRHSLTIVTRNTSDFAGTGIKMLNPFT, from the coding sequence TTGAGCTACCTCGTCGATACAAACGTCTTCAGCGAACAGGCGAAGCCCAAGCCCGATCCAAAGGTGATCGCGTGGCTTCGCCAACACGAGGGCGAGCTCTACGTCAGCGCGATTACCATCGGAGAGATTCGCCGTGGCATCGAACGGCTGCCCGATGGCAAGCGCAAGGCGCAGCTTCGCCAGTGGCTCCAGTCGCTCTGCGACTGCATGCAGGGGCGTATCCTGAATTTCAATGTGAGCACTTCACATGTCTGGGGACAGCTCAAGGCAAGTTGGGAAAAATCAGGCACCGTGGTCTCTTCCCTGGACAGTCAGATCGCCGCGACAGCGAGCCGGCATTCCCTGACCATCGTGACGAGGAACACTTCAGACTTTGCGGGCACGGGGATCAAGATGCTGAATCCTTTCACGTGA
- a CDS encoding AbrB/MazE/SpoVT family DNA-binding domain-containing protein: MTTVLSQKGQIVLPGAIRQQLQLQTGDDFEITVEDEDTIILRRIGHPANRGLVDLLLSCPASFEIPPREKDDSKPLEF; the protein is encoded by the coding sequence ATGACCACGGTCTTGTCACAGAAAGGGCAAATCGTTCTTCCCGGCGCGATCCGACAGCAGCTCCAGCTTCAGACAGGCGACGATTTCGAGATCACCGTCGAGGATGAGGACACCATCATCCTCCGCCGGATCGGCCATCCTGCGAACCGCGGCTTGGTGGACCTACTTCTTTCCTGCCCGGCCTCGTTTGAGATCCCGCCCCGCGAGAAGGACGATTCGAAGCCTTTGGAATTTTGA
- a CDS encoding NADP-dependent isocitrate dehydrogenase, with protein sequence MSTVPTIIYTKTDEAPLLATYSFLPIVQAFTKHSGITVETRDISLAGRIIAQFPEFLAEDQRIGDHLSELGALTLTPEANIIKLPNISASVPQLKAAVAELQAKGYALPDFPESPQTDAEKDIKARYAKVMGSAVNPVLREGNSDRRAPKAVKDYAKAHPHSMGAWSGDSKTSVGTMGGNGDFFSNEKSVTVADATDVKITFTGADGSVKVLKDSTPLKAGEILDATFMSKAALVSFLGEQIAKAKSEGVLFSLHMKATMMKVSDPIIFGHAVEVFFKDLIAKHADTIKELGVDFRNGFGDLVAKIEKLPADKKAEIEADIQAAYANGPALSMVNSDKGITNLHVPSDVIVDASMPAMIRAGGKVWDAQGKTGDTLAVIPDSSYAGVYQAVIDFCKKNGPLDPKTMGSVPNVGLMAQAAEEYGSHNKTFEAPAKGTISVTDAAGNVLLSHEVEAGDIWRACQTKDAPIQDWVKLAVNRARATGDPAVFWLDKNRAHDAQLIAKVEAYLKNHDTSGLEIKILAPADACTYSLERIVEGKDTISVTGNVLRDYNTDLFPILEVGTSAKMLSIVPLMNGGGLFETGAGGSAPKHVEQFVQENYLRWDSLGEFFALAPSFEHIADTFKLPRAKVLADTLDTATGKFLEFDRSPGRKLGTIDNRGSHFYLALYWAQALVEQTGDLELQAIFAPVAEQLVANEAKIVEELIAVQGKPVDIGGYYQPDDAKASEALRPSATFKAILEMI encoded by the coding sequence ATGTCCACGGTTCCCACCATCATCTACACGAAGACCGACGAGGCTCCGCTGCTCGCGACCTACTCGTTCCTGCCGATCGTCCAGGCGTTCACGAAGCACTCCGGCATTACGGTGGAAACGCGGGACATCTCGCTGGCCGGCCGCATCATCGCGCAATTCCCCGAGTTCCTCGCGGAGGACCAGCGCATCGGCGACCACCTCTCGGAGCTTGGCGCTCTGACCCTTACGCCCGAGGCGAATATCATCAAGCTGCCGAACATCTCCGCCTCCGTGCCGCAGCTCAAGGCCGCCGTGGCCGAGCTCCAGGCAAAGGGCTACGCGCTCCCGGACTTCCCGGAGAGCCCGCAGACCGATGCCGAGAAAGACATCAAGGCACGCTACGCAAAAGTGATGGGCTCCGCCGTGAACCCGGTGCTGCGCGAGGGCAACTCCGACCGCCGCGCACCGAAGGCGGTGAAGGACTACGCGAAGGCCCACCCGCACTCGATGGGCGCCTGGTCCGGCGACTCGAAGACGTCTGTCGGCACCATGGGTGGAAACGGGGACTTTTTTTCCAACGAGAAGTCGGTGACCGTCGCCGATGCCACCGACGTGAAGATCACCTTCACCGGAGCGGACGGCAGCGTGAAGGTGCTGAAGGACTCCACGCCGCTGAAGGCAGGTGAAATCCTCGACGCCACCTTCATGAGCAAGGCAGCGCTCGTCTCCTTCCTCGGTGAGCAGATCGCGAAGGCGAAGTCGGAGGGCGTGCTCTTCTCGCTGCACATGAAGGCGACGATGATGAAGGTCAGCGACCCGATCATCTTCGGCCACGCGGTGGAGGTCTTCTTCAAGGACCTGATCGCGAAGCATGCCGACACGATCAAGGAGCTGGGCGTGGATTTCCGCAATGGCTTCGGCGACCTGGTCGCGAAGATCGAGAAGCTGCCCGCCGACAAGAAAGCGGAGATCGAGGCCGACATCCAGGCCGCGTATGCGAACGGCCCGGCGCTCTCCATGGTGAACTCCGACAAGGGCATCACCAACCTGCACGTCCCGAGCGACGTGATCGTGGACGCTTCCATGCCCGCGATGATCCGCGCCGGTGGCAAGGTCTGGGACGCGCAGGGCAAGACGGGCGACACGCTCGCCGTGATCCCGGACAGCTCCTACGCGGGCGTCTACCAGGCCGTCATCGACTTCTGCAAAAAGAACGGCCCGCTCGACCCGAAGACCATGGGCTCCGTGCCGAACGTGGGCCTGATGGCGCAGGCCGCCGAGGAATACGGCTCGCACAACAAGACCTTCGAAGCACCGGCCAAGGGCACCATCAGCGTGACCGATGCCGCGGGCAATGTGCTGCTCTCCCACGAGGTGGAAGCCGGGGACATCTGGCGCGCCTGCCAGACGAAGGATGCACCGATCCAGGACTGGGTGAAGCTCGCCGTGAACCGCGCCCGCGCCACCGGAGACCCGGCCGTCTTCTGGCTCGACAAGAACCGCGCTCATGACGCCCAGCTCATCGCGAAGGTCGAGGCTTACCTGAAGAACCACGACACCTCCGGCCTGGAGATCAAGATCCTCGCCCCGGCCGATGCCTGCACCTACTCGCTGGAACGCATCGTCGAAGGCAAGGACACCATCTCCGTGACCGGCAACGTGCTGCGCGACTACAACACCGACCTCTTCCCCATCCTCGAGGTCGGCACCTCGGCGAAGATGCTCTCCATCGTCCCGCTCATGAATGGCGGCGGCCTCTTCGAAACGGGAGCCGGTGGCTCCGCGCCGAAGCACGTCGAGCAATTCGTCCAGGAGAACTACCTGCGCTGGGACAGCCTCGGTGAGTTCTTCGCGCTCGCGCCTTCCTTCGAGCACATCGCCGATACCTTCAAGCTGCCACGCGCGAAGGTGCTGGCCGACACGCTCGACACGGCTACCGGGAAGTTCCTCGAATTCGACCGCTCGCCGGGCCGCAAGCTCGGCACGATCGACAACCGCGGCTCGCACTTCTACCTCGCCCTCTACTGGGCGCAGGCACTCGTCGAGCAGACGGGCGATCTGGAACTCCAGGCGATCTTCGCCCCCGTGGCCGAGCAACTCGTCGCGAACGAAGCGAAGATCGTGGAAGAGCTCATCGCCGTGCAGGGCAAGCCCGTGGACATCGGTGGCTACTACCAGCCCGACGACGCCAAGGCCTCCGAAGCCCTCCGCCCGAGCGCGACCTTCAAGGCGATCCTTGAGATGATCTGA
- a CDS encoding GNAT family N-acetyltransferase — translation MNDLQQPIAAPGHPAEITWEIASLNRRGPLASQGRFDVFLAAAWEIPSILHEIGRLREITFRAVGEGTGKALDLDPFDASYLHLFLWDREAGQVAGAYRLGCTDVLLAAGGPSALYTSTLFDFEEPFLDYLRPALELGRSFVAPDYQKSIHPLGLLWRGIGRFVAERPRYGRLFGPVSISREYTAYSQDLIVRFLRDSKQDRTVSGWVRPRHPYGGLPAEDGISQRLQSIEEVSAAVSAAEPDKKGVPVLLRQYLKLNATLLEFNVDPDFSDVLDALVLVDLRQAPATVLTRYMGEDGYRAFTEAAVPRVA, via the coding sequence ATGAACGACCTCCAACAGCCCATCGCCGCTCCGGGACATCCCGCGGAGATCACCTGGGAAATCGCGAGCCTGAACCGCCGCGGCCCGCTTGCCTCGCAGGGGCGCTTCGATGTCTTCCTCGCCGCCGCGTGGGAAATCCCGTCCATCCTGCACGAGATCGGCCGCCTGCGCGAAATCACTTTCCGCGCGGTGGGCGAGGGCACGGGGAAGGCGCTGGATCTGGATCCCTTCGACGCGAGCTACCTGCACCTCTTCCTGTGGGACCGCGAGGCGGGACAAGTGGCCGGGGCCTATCGTCTCGGCTGCACGGACGTGCTGCTCGCCGCCGGTGGTCCTAGTGCGCTCTATACCTCCACGCTCTTCGATTTCGAGGAGCCTTTCCTCGACTACCTGCGGCCCGCGCTGGAGCTGGGGCGGTCCTTCGTCGCACCGGACTACCAGAAGTCGATCCACCCGCTCGGCCTGCTGTGGCGCGGCATCGGTCGCTTCGTCGCGGAGCGTCCGCGCTACGGGCGGCTCTTCGGCCCGGTGAGCATCTCGCGCGAATACACGGCCTACTCTCAGGACCTCATCGTGCGCTTCCTCCGCGACAGCAAGCAGGACCGCACGGTCTCCGGCTGGGTGCGTCCGCGCCATCCCTACGGCGGGCTCCCCGCAGAGGACGGCATCAGCCAGCGGCTCCAGTCGATCGAGGAAGTGTCCGCCGCAGTCTCCGCTGCGGAGCCGGACAAGAAAGGCGTACCCGTGCTGCTGCGCCAGTACCTGAAGCTGAATGCCACGCTGCTGGAATTCAACGTGGACCCGGATTTCTCCGATGTGCTGGACGCACTGGTGCTCGTCGATCTGCGTCAGGCACCTGCCACGGTGCTCACCCGCTACATGGGTGAGGACGGCTACCGCGCCTTCACCGAGGCAGCGGTCCCACGCGTCGCGTGA
- a CDS encoding HigA family addiction module antitoxin produces the protein MKIPPPILRATPGRILKEEFLDGFGLSQAELSERTGIPRSTLNEIIKGKRPIHAETAFALGTFFGMNPQFWANLQSQYDLHRVELEKATEIRARVRPLSK, from the coding sequence ATGAAGATCCCGCCACCAATTCTCCGGGCCACGCCCGGACGCATTCTCAAGGAGGAGTTTCTCGATGGTTTCGGCCTGTCCCAGGCAGAGCTCTCCGAACGCACTGGCATCCCTCGCTCGACCCTGAACGAGATCATCAAGGGCAAGCGACCGATCCATGCCGAGACCGCGTTCGCACTGGGGACATTCTTCGGAATGAATCCGCAGTTCTGGGCGAATCTCCAGAGTCAATATGACCTCCACCGGGTGGAACTGGAGAAAGCCACCGAGATCCGGGCGAGGGTTCGGCCACTTTCGAAATAA
- a CDS encoding c-type cytochrome, whose amino-acid sequence MKYFVLTLLAASAAVATADDAQKAKLMEAGKAAYTNCMACHGADGAGVAIPPDKKMAPSLIGSKIVTGEPAALALAILKGIQKDPANAQILGIMAPLEAQLADDEKLAAVMTYVRGSFTNTAGVVTPEDAKKFREQFKDVKGQVTRAQLEEAGKKKDK is encoded by the coding sequence ATGAAATACTTCGTTCTCACTCTCCTCGCCGCCAGTGCCGCAGTCGCCACCGCCGATGACGCCCAGAAGGCAAAGCTGATGGAAGCCGGCAAGGCCGCCTACACCAACTGCATGGCTTGCCACGGTGCCGATGGCGCAGGCGTGGCGATCCCGCCGGACAAGAAGATGGCTCCCTCTCTGATCGGCTCGAAGATCGTGACCGGCGAGCCAGCCGCTCTCGCGCTTGCCATTCTCAAGGGCATCCAGAAGGACCCCGCGAATGCCCAGATCCTCGGCATCATGGCCCCGCTGGAAGCCCAGCTCGCCGATGACGAGAAGCTCGCCGCGGTGATGACCTACGTGCGCGGTTCCTTCACGAACACCGCCGGGGTCGTGACTCCGGAAGACGCGAAGAAGTTCCGCGAGCAATTCAAGGATGTGAAGGGCCAGGTCACCCGCGCCCAGCTTGAGGAAGCCGGCAAGAAGAAGGACAAGTAA